Proteins from a genomic interval of Chroococcidiopsis thermalis PCC 7203:
- a CDS encoding class I SAM-dependent methyltransferase, with the protein MVVSPVETFYNNFSPTFIRDYVYGNERIDRQLEFFTKAIHPDTARILVIGCGSGQGTHFIAKWIAKKAQILAVDISSENLRLARSLFSHPRIEYRQVNVVTEAIEGNWDAIVLPDVYEHIPLAARGDLHRKFNALLSPQGKILFTIPSPGKQAALYASGEGLQVVDEVVTLEDLVEVGKAVEGTLTYWSTISVWNTNDYIHAVIERGAAEIGRIAQQDYLPIKGFSSLRQNLSYRGLVALTNLPGIVRATRWWKRQRVQKLVEGDRA; encoded by the coding sequence ATGGTGGTTAGTCCAGTTGAAACTTTCTACAACAATTTTTCTCCAACTTTTATTCGGGACTACGTTTACGGTAACGAACGGATCGATCGCCAGCTAGAGTTTTTTACAAAGGCAATTCATCCCGATACGGCAAGAATATTAGTTATTGGTTGTGGTTCGGGACAGGGGACTCATTTTATTGCTAAATGGATAGCAAAAAAAGCTCAAATTCTAGCAGTAGATATTAGTTCGGAAAATCTTCGTTTGGCTCGGAGTTTATTTAGTCATCCTCGCATTGAATATCGCCAAGTTAACGTGGTGACGGAAGCAATTGAAGGAAATTGGGATGCGATTGTTTTACCTGATGTTTACGAACATATTCCTCTAGCAGCAAGGGGAGATTTACATCGTAAATTCAACGCTTTGCTGAGTCCTCAAGGCAAAATTTTGTTTACGATTCCTAGTCCAGGAAAGCAAGCCGCACTCTACGCATCGGGAGAAGGTTTACAAGTCGTTGATGAAGTTGTCACGCTAGAAGATTTGGTCGAAGTCGGAAAAGCCGTTGAAGGAACGCTGACCTATTGGAGTACAATTTCTGTATGGAATACAAACGATTATATCCACGCGGTTATCGAACGAGGAGCGGCAGAAATAGGGAGGATTGCTCAACAAGATTATTTACCAATTAAAGGGTTCAGTTCTCTGCGGCAAAATTTATCTTATCGTGGCTTAGTTGCCCTCACAAATCTACCTGGAATTGTTCGGGCTACAAGATGGTGGAAGCGCCAACGGGTACAAAAGTTAGTTGAGGGCGATCGCGCTTAG
- a CDS encoding glycosyltransferase, whose translation MALGQQSFLLPVPTGSLLIPETAPAATSDRDFQTNRGQKSYSVRFSLIIPTYNEGKNIRAIVSILTNLLDPVLPEDYELIVVDDDSPDRTWEIAQRLMVEYPQLRVMRRTTEKGLSTAVVRGWQAANGEILGVIDGDLQHPPQVLLKLLAAMNDGADLAVASRHIEGGGVSSWSAVRRFLSRGAQLLGLVILPQVVGRVSDPMSGYFMVQRQAIAGAALSPVGYKILIEVLGRGDIKEIAEVGYVFQERREGESKVTWKQYVDYIKHLIGLRVSRGRIGRIRQKINFPIGRFIRFGAVGFSGVFVDMAVLYLLHDQSGLGWGLTRSKAIAAEAAIINNFFWNDAWTFSDMSRQQRGWRKRIKRLLKFNIVCLMGLVLNILLLNVLYNTLHVHYQVANLLAIAIVTFWNFWINLKLSWRVTESDN comes from the coding sequence ATGGCACTCGGACAACAAAGCTTTCTATTACCAGTTCCTACAGGCTCTCTACTCATACCTGAAACTGCGCCAGCCGCTACCTCAGATAGAGACTTTCAGACAAATAGAGGACAAAAAAGCTATTCGGTACGCTTTTCTCTGATAATACCAACATATAACGAAGGAAAAAACATTCGCGCGATCGTCAGCATTCTCACGAATTTGCTCGATCCAGTTTTGCCAGAAGATTATGAATTAATCGTCGTTGACGATGATAGCCCGGATCGGACGTGGGAAATTGCTCAGCGCTTAATGGTAGAGTACCCCCAATTGCGGGTGATGCGACGGACTACGGAAAAGGGACTTTCAACAGCTGTAGTGCGCGGTTGGCAAGCAGCCAATGGAGAGATTTTAGGCGTAATTGATGGTGACCTACAACACCCACCGCAAGTTTTATTGAAACTCTTAGCTGCAATGAATGACGGTGCAGATTTAGCTGTAGCTAGTCGCCACATTGAAGGTGGGGGAGTGAGTAGCTGGAGTGCGGTACGTCGCTTTTTGTCAAGAGGCGCACAACTATTAGGTTTGGTAATCTTACCGCAAGTCGTGGGGCGCGTGTCTGACCCCATGAGCGGTTATTTTATGGTACAGCGACAAGCGATCGCCGGAGCAGCTCTCAGTCCTGTGGGCTACAAAATTTTGATTGAAGTTTTGGGACGGGGAGACATTAAAGAAATTGCCGAAGTTGGTTACGTTTTTCAAGAACGGCGCGAAGGCGAAAGCAAAGTTACGTGGAAGCAGTATGTAGACTACATCAAGCACTTGATCGGACTGCGAGTTTCGCGAGGACGGATCGGTAGAATCCGACAAAAAATTAATTTCCCGATTGGCAGATTTATCCGCTTCGGTGCGGTTGGTTTTAGCGGGGTATTTGTCGATATGGCAGTTTTATATCTCCTCCACGATCAGAGTGGATTGGGGTGGGGGTTGACGCGGAGTAAAGCGATCGCCGCAGAAGCTGCTATTATCAATAACTTTTTCTGGAACGATGCTTGGACGTTCAGCGATATGTCCCGACAGCAACGCGGTTGGCGCAAGCGGATCAAGCGGTTGTTGAAATTTAATATCGTCTGCTTGATGGGTTTAGTATTGAATATCCTGCTGCTGAATGTCCTCTACAACACTTTGCACGTTCACTATCAAGTCGCCAATCTTCTCGCGATCGCGATCGTCACGTTCTGGAACTTCTGGATCAACCTCAAACTTAGCTGGCGCGTCACAGAAAGTGATAACTAG
- a CDS encoding MarR family winged helix-turn-helix transcriptional regulator produces MPSTSTERKIAEPLREILAPYSVGYRIKLLGQLGSRRFQERLEPFGLTPFHWVVLCCLWEEDGLATCSIGEKLQQVGGTLTGVLDRMEERGLIRRERDPRDRRIWRIWLTGAGRELENILPPIALDLREQAMQGFSLEERQLFSRLIDQAIANLS; encoded by the coding sequence ATGCCTTCTACTTCTACCGAACGAAAAATTGCCGAGCCATTGCGAGAAATTTTAGCGCCGTATAGCGTTGGCTACCGGATTAAGCTGTTAGGTCAGTTGGGGAGCCGCAGATTTCAAGAACGCCTCGAACCCTTTGGTCTGACACCCTTTCACTGGGTCGTGTTGTGCTGTTTGTGGGAGGAAGATGGCTTAGCCACTTGTAGTATTGGGGAGAAATTGCAGCAGGTAGGAGGAACTTTAACGGGAGTCCTCGATCGCATGGAAGAACGAGGACTGATCCGCAGAGAACGCGACCCTCGCGATCGCCGCATTTGGCGGATCTGGCTGACGGGTGCTGGTCGAGAACTAGAAAATATACTACCTCCAATCGCTTTAGATCTGAGGGAGCAAGCCATGCAAGGCTTTTCTCTGGAAGAACGCCAACTATTTTCCAGGTTAATTGACCAAGCGATCGCCAATCTTTCCTAA
- a CDS encoding class I SAM-dependent methyltransferase — protein sequence MKVATPSRYTYKVQERGDRVRPNRFHSRYAILKLLLEKLQYLVESELLVPGEKLLDYGCGNKPYESLFKQKFARYIGADFPGNDRAEIAVGCQGQLPIADASIDCVLSSQVLEHVEQPQVYLKEAYRVLKPGSALVLSTHGIWRYHPDPCDYWRWTAAGLQREIVQAGFEIVSVQSVFGMASAGLQLWQDATEEKIPGRLRKFYIWLLQRAIAWIESRHPERLSNDAAVYIILAKKSRGEEKVFS from the coding sequence ATGAAAGTAGCGACACCTTCTCGGTATACTTACAAAGTTCAAGAACGGGGCGATCGCGTGCGTCCCAACCGCTTTCACTCCCGCTATGCAATTCTCAAATTGCTGCTAGAAAAATTGCAGTATCTAGTTGAATCTGAGTTGCTCGTACCGGGAGAAAAGTTACTCGATTACGGTTGTGGTAACAAGCCTTACGAATCTTTATTTAAACAAAAATTCGCTCGCTACATTGGGGCTGACTTTCCAGGTAACGATCGCGCCGAAATTGCGGTTGGTTGCCAAGGACAGCTACCAATTGCCGATGCAAGTATTGATTGCGTCCTCTCTTCTCAGGTTTTGGAACATGTAGAACAGCCTCAAGTCTATTTGAAGGAAGCTTATCGAGTTCTCAAGCCAGGTAGCGCTTTGGTGCTTTCAACTCACGGAATTTGGCGATATCACCCCGATCCTTGCGATTACTGGCGCTGGACGGCTGCTGGTTTGCAACGGGAAATCGTGCAAGCTGGGTTTGAGATTGTATCGGTGCAAAGTGTGTTTGGGATGGCATCTGCTGGATTGCAACTTTGGCAAGATGCTACAGAAGAGAAAATACCGGGTCGTTTGCGCAAATTCTACATTTGGTTGCTTCAACGGGCGATCGCTTGGATTGAATCGCGCCATCCCGAACGGTTATCTAACGATGCAGCAGTGTATATTATCCTTGCCAAAAAATCTAGAGGAGAGGAAAAGGTTTTCTCTTAA
- a CDS encoding ABC transporter ATP-binding protein, which produces MTNLKSITKPVIVRLENISKIYGFGETEVRALVDVNLIVEQGEYCSIMGASGSGKSTAMNMIGCLDRPTSGHYYLDNLDVAQLDDADLAHIRNLKIGFVFQQFHLLPQLSALENVMLPMVYAGIKPAERRDRATVALKRVGLENRLHNKPNQLSGGQQQRVAIARAIVNQPVLLLADEPTGALDSRTTQEVLQIFGELNASGITIIMVTHEPEVAKQTHRIVWFRDGQVIHSHLTPDDIGQVAAS; this is translated from the coding sequence ATGACTAATCTAAAAAGTATTACTAAACCAGTTATCGTCCGCTTGGAAAATATCTCTAAGATTTATGGTTTTGGAGAAACAGAGGTGCGGGCGCTAGTAGATGTCAATTTAATTGTGGAACAAGGCGAATATTGTTCGATTATGGGTGCGTCTGGTTCTGGTAAGTCTACAGCTATGAATATGATTGGTTGTCTCGATCGCCCAACCAGCGGACACTACTATTTAGATAATTTGGATGTTGCTCAGTTAGATGATGCTGACTTAGCACATATTCGCAATCTCAAAATTGGCTTTGTCTTCCAACAGTTTCACCTTTTGCCCCAACTCAGCGCTTTAGAAAATGTGATGCTACCGATGGTTTACGCTGGGATCAAACCAGCCGAACGTCGCGATCGCGCTACGGTTGCACTCAAGCGTGTTGGTTTGGAAAATCGCCTTCACAATAAGCCCAATCAACTTTCTGGCGGACAACAACAAAGGGTAGCAATTGCTAGGGCGATTGTGAATCAACCAGTTTTGCTCCTAGCAGACGAACCGACTGGCGCTCTCGACTCGCGCACGACTCAAGAAGTCTTGCAGATATTTGGTGAACTCAATGCTAGTGGGATCACAATTATTATGGTGACGCACGAACCAGAGGTAGCAAAGCAAACTCACCGAATTGTTTGGTTTCGCGACGGTCAAGTCATCCACTCGCACCTGACTCCCGATGATATCGGTCAAGTTGCAGCTTCTTAG
- a CDS encoding lipopolysaccharide biosynthesis protein, which yields MPEPLPESLKTSSKQSDRDRHFRTDHLNADLKKRSIRGGAVTLVAQACKFTLQMGSTVILARLLAPQDYGLVGMVTAVTGFVALFKDMGLSMATIQKAEINHRQISNLFWVNIFVSLLLTLVTCAIAPVVAVFYNEPRLTLITIVSAIGFLFGGLTVQHQALLNRQMRFTALAAIDIVAMGFGVVSALVLAWYGAGYWALVVMQIAIAIGQMGGAWLLCSWRPSLPKRHANIRELLTFGSHLTGFNVINYFARNLDNILIGRSWGAGQLGLYAKAYGLLLLPLQQINAPITAVAIPSLSRLQADPQQFRNYYLKAVSLVTFLTLPLVILSIAISEEVVTLILGSQWREASFLFRFLGVAAIFQPLCNTAGWLYIATGKTDRMLKWGVFASSLTVVSFFIGLPYGARGVALCYAVAMLLQVYPCMYYATRGLEITTSDLFSAIAQSLVAALIAGLATIGIKFALNPILPVWGIAIACTLVMAGLYVAIVFYLFGKKSFYLSFLREFKQRR from the coding sequence TTGCCAGAGCCTTTGCCAGAGTCTTTAAAAACCAGCTCCAAACAGAGCGATCGCGACAGACACTTTCGTACCGATCATCTCAATGCCGATCTCAAAAAGCGTTCTATACGCGGCGGAGCAGTGACGCTGGTAGCTCAAGCTTGCAAGTTTACCTTGCAAATGGGTTCTACAGTCATTTTAGCCCGCCTGCTAGCGCCGCAGGATTACGGTTTAGTCGGGATGGTGACTGCCGTAACGGGTTTTGTCGCCTTATTTAAAGATATGGGGTTGTCGATGGCAACCATCCAAAAGGCAGAAATTAACCACCGCCAGATTAGCAACCTGTTTTGGGTAAATATTTTTGTTAGCCTGTTATTAACTCTCGTAACTTGCGCGATCGCTCCTGTTGTCGCCGTATTTTACAACGAACCGCGTTTAACCTTAATTACCATCGTTTCGGCAATTGGTTTTTTGTTCGGAGGCTTAACAGTCCAGCATCAAGCTTTGCTCAACCGCCAGATGCGATTTACGGCTTTGGCAGCAATTGATATTGTTGCTATGGGTTTTGGAGTCGTCAGCGCTCTAGTTTTAGCTTGGTATGGTGCGGGATATTGGGCATTGGTGGTCATGCAAATCGCGATCGCGATCGGTCAAATGGGAGGTGCGTGGTTGCTGTGTAGCTGGCGACCGAGTTTACCGAAACGACACGCTAATATTCGCGAATTATTGACTTTTGGCAGCCATCTCACGGGCTTTAACGTGATTAATTACTTCGCCCGCAACCTAGATAACATCTTAATCGGTCGGTCTTGGGGTGCGGGACAATTAGGGCTGTATGCCAAAGCTTATGGCTTGTTACTCTTACCATTGCAACAAATTAACGCGCCAATTACTGCGGTGGCAATCCCAAGCCTAAGTCGATTACAGGCAGACCCGCAGCAATTTCGCAACTACTACCTTAAAGCAGTCTCGCTGGTTACGTTTCTCACGTTACCTTTAGTTATCCTTTCGATCGCGATCTCTGAAGAAGTCGTGACGCTAATTCTCGGTTCTCAATGGCGAGAAGCTAGTTTTCTGTTTCGGTTTCTCGGTGTCGCCGCCATATTTCAACCGCTTTGCAATACGGCTGGTTGGTTGTACATTGCCACAGGCAAAACAGACCGGATGTTGAAATGGGGCGTGTTTGCTTCTAGTTTGACAGTGGTATCGTTCTTTATCGGTCTGCCTTATGGAGCGCGGGGAGTTGCTTTATGCTATGCCGTAGCGATGCTTTTACAAGTCTATCCTTGTATGTATTATGCGACTCGCGGTCTAGAAATTACGACGAGCGATTTGTTCTCGGCGATCGCCCAATCGCTTGTTGCTGCTCTGATCGCGGGGCTTGCCACAATAGGAATTAAATTTGCACTCAATCCGATTTTACCAGTGTGGGGCATCGCGATTGCTTGCACGTTAGTGATGGCAGGATTGTACGTCGCGATCGTGTTTTATTTGTTTGGCAAGAAATCTTTTTATCTGTCCTTCCTGCGAGAATTTAAACAACGACGATGA
- a CDS encoding glycosyltransferase, which yields MKIAFVVQEFPALSETFILNQISGLIDLGHEVDIYAVQPRSQDSKVHPDVEKYDLRSRTFYAAKMPDNRWQQWLKGLGLIATNFHKAPQAIARLLYSESVRKVSRLTLIYELTPWLKRSRSYDIIHCHFGMNGVKAAVLKEIGAIQGRLITVFHGFDITLYLQQVGDRVYDRLLSTADLLMPISKLWQQKLMELGGDEKKIVVHHMGIDCHQFTFQPRQYSDRVVRVITIARLVEKKGVEYGIRAVAKLAKDFPQIEYQIVGDGCLKEELQSLIQELKVTNKVKLLGWKQQQEITELLAQAHIYMAPSVTSRNGDREGIPVSLMEAMACGMPILSTMHSGIPELVEHGRSGFLVPERDADALAEKLSYLLENPEIWQEMGVAGRACVEQYYNIHRLNGQLVDVYQKLLGA from the coding sequence ATGAAAATAGCCTTTGTCGTGCAGGAATTTCCAGCTTTGTCTGAAACCTTTATCCTGAATCAAATTTCAGGTTTAATCGATCTAGGACATGAGGTAGATATTTATGCCGTTCAGCCGCGATCGCAAGATTCAAAAGTGCATCCAGATGTGGAAAAATATGACTTGCGATCGCGGACTTTTTATGCTGCTAAAATGCCCGATAATCGCTGGCAACAATGGCTGAAAGGATTGGGGTTAATCGCAACTAATTTTCACAAAGCACCTCAGGCGATCGCGCGATTGCTCTATTCTGAATCTGTCAGAAAAGTTAGCCGACTCACGCTAATTTACGAGTTAACTCCTTGGCTAAAACGTAGTAGATCGTATGATATCATTCACTGTCATTTTGGAATGAATGGTGTTAAAGCAGCTGTATTAAAAGAAATCGGGGCAATTCAAGGACGATTGATTACCGTATTTCACGGATTTGATATCACTCTTTATCTTCAGCAAGTCGGCGATCGCGTTTACGATCGCTTGCTATCAACAGCAGATTTATTAATGCCAATTAGCAAGTTGTGGCAGCAAAAACTCATGGAGTTAGGTGGCGACGAAAAGAAAATTGTCGTTCACCATATGGGAATTGATTGTCATCAATTTACCTTTCAACCACGTCAATACAGCGATCGCGTAGTGCGGGTAATTACTATTGCGCGTCTCGTCGAAAAAAAAGGCGTAGAATATGGAATTCGTGCTGTAGCAAAACTAGCAAAAGATTTTCCCCAAATAGAATATCAAATAGTAGGAGACGGCTGTTTAAAAGAAGAGCTACAGAGTCTAATTCAAGAACTTAAAGTAACCAATAAAGTGAAACTATTAGGTTGGAAACAACAGCAAGAAATTACCGAACTTCTCGCTCAAGCTCACATTTATATGGCTCCCAGCGTTACTAGTAGAAATGGCGATCGAGAAGGTATTCCAGTCTCTTTAATGGAAGCAATGGCTTGTGGAATGCCAATTTTGAGTACCATGCATAGCGGCATTCCCGAACTCGTCGAACATGGTAGATCGGGATTTTTAGTCCCAGAGCGAGATGCGGATGCTTTAGCTGAAAAATTGAGTTATCTACTAGAAAATCCCGAAATTTGGCAAGAAATGGGGGTAGCAGGTCGAGCCTGTGTGGAACAATACTACAATATCCATCGACTTAACGGACAACTCGTTGATGTCTATCAAAAACTATTAGGTGCTTGA
- a CDS encoding ABC transporter permease codes for MKSLGARSKLWWALSTLLPITNYQLPITNYQFFMNPIECIKMAVATLTADKLRSSLTMLGIVIGNASVIAMVGIGQGAQNYTLNKLDSFGPNRLLVFSSRDDSEGFISEQRGLVLSDAEAVKKQASAVKSAAPVIENNLLISYRNNQTYTQVKGTTPALREIRNLMVDRGRFFDASLMRQSSPVVVLGAELAEKLFDRENPIGKDIQIKNTSFQVIAVMTAKGSFAGENEDNVAYIPITTMATQIDGRRSAFGTPISHIQVAAKDKHNVRVAAFQITNLLTRLHGRKDFVVVANKSFQELVSQVTGVLSLMLGAIAGVSLFVGGVGIMNIMLVSVTERTPEIGLRKAIGATPQAILAQFLVESIILSVSGGLIGTAIGISGVAIVGVLTPLQPSVPIAAIALAVGISGGVGLIFGVVPARRAAQLDPIIALKNS; via the coding sequence ATGAAGAGTCTAGGAGCTAGGAGTAAGCTGTGGTGGGCGTTGTCCACCCTACTACCAATTACCAATTACCAATTACCAATTACCAATTACCAATTCTTCATGAATCCCATTGAATGTATCAAAATGGCAGTTGCTACTCTGACGGCTGATAAGCTTCGGAGTAGCTTAACTATGTTAGGAATTGTCATCGGTAATGCTTCTGTGATTGCAATGGTAGGTATAGGGCAGGGAGCGCAGAACTACACTCTTAACAAACTCGATTCTTTCGGACCAAATCGACTGTTGGTTTTTTCTAGTCGCGACGATTCGGAAGGATTTATTTCCGAACAACGAGGGCTAGTGCTATCGGATGCAGAAGCAGTGAAAAAACAAGCATCAGCGGTTAAGTCAGCGGCTCCAGTCATTGAAAATAACTTATTAATTTCTTACCGTAACAATCAAACTTATACCCAAGTCAAAGGAACAACACCAGCACTACGAGAGATTAGAAATCTCATGGTCGATCGCGGTCGGTTCTTTGATGCTTCTTTAATGCGTCAAAGTTCTCCCGTGGTCGTTCTGGGTGCAGAATTAGCAGAAAAACTATTCGATCGCGAAAACCCAATTGGCAAAGATATCCAAATCAAAAACACTAGCTTTCAGGTGATTGCAGTCATGACAGCTAAGGGTTCTTTTGCCGGAGAAAATGAAGATAATGTTGCCTACATTCCCATTACGACAATGGCAACTCAAATTGATGGCAGAAGATCGGCGTTTGGAACACCAATCAGCCACATTCAAGTTGCGGCAAAAGATAAACACAACGTGCGAGTTGCAGCTTTTCAAATTACTAACTTACTAACGCGATTGCACGGTAGAAAAGACTTTGTAGTGGTTGCCAACAAATCTTTTCAAGAATTAGTCTCGCAGGTGACAGGAGTGCTATCGCTGATGCTGGGAGCGATCGCAGGTGTATCGCTGTTTGTTGGCGGCGTAGGCATCATGAATATCATGCTGGTGTCAGTCACCGAACGCACGCCAGAAATTGGCTTGCGCAAAGCAATTGGAGCCACTCCCCAAGCAATTTTGGCACAATTTTTAGTCGAATCAATTATTCTCTCTGTATCGGGTGGTTTAATCGGTACGGCGATCGGCATCAGTGGTGTGGCGATCGTTGGTGTATTAACCCCTCTCCAACCCAGCGTTCCCATTGCCGCGATCGCCCTAGCTGTAGGGATTTCTGGTGGTGTTGGATTAATCTTTGGCGTAGTTCCCGCCCGTCGCGCCGCTCAACTCGACCCGATTATCGCCCTGAAAAATAGTTAA
- a CDS encoding MFS transporter, translated as MNRIANIAVVPALRSRNYRLFFFGQGVSLIGTWMTQTATIWLVYKLTNSALMLGIVGFSSQIPSFFLAVWGGVLVDRFNTHKILVIAQILAMIQSLVLAVLALSGTIHIWHFIILSLFQGVINAVDAPARQAFVPEMVEKRDDLASAIALNSSLVNGGRLVGPAIAGILIARIGAAYCFLIDGVSYIAVIAALIAMRLKPKKIVVTTANPLQRLQEGFVYAYNFSPIRSTLLLLALFSLMAMPYVTLVPIFATKILGGDARSLGLLMAASGVGAIGGGIYLSTRKTVVGLGKIIALAPALCGTGIIFFSLSRMLWLSTLMSALIGLGSILTISSSNTVIQTIVEDDKRGRVMSLFTMSFLGMVPFGNLFAGFSADRIGATNTLLIGGSFCIIGSLLFARQLPKLRQAARPVLQQRGILSQTNT; from the coding sequence ATGAATAGAATTGCAAATATTGCGGTCGTACCTGCTTTAAGATCGAGAAACTACCGTTTATTTTTCTTTGGACAAGGGGTTTCATTAATTGGTACGTGGATGACGCAAACGGCAACAATTTGGCTTGTGTACAAACTCACAAATTCAGCGCTGATGTTAGGCATTGTGGGATTTTCAAGTCAAATTCCCAGCTTCTTTTTAGCCGTTTGGGGTGGAGTTTTAGTAGACCGATTCAATACACATAAAATTTTAGTTATTGCTCAAATATTAGCCATGATCCAGTCTCTAGTGCTAGCAGTATTAGCGCTATCAGGCACGATCCATATTTGGCATTTTATTATTTTGAGTTTATTTCAAGGCGTGATTAATGCTGTAGATGCTCCGGCTAGACAAGCATTTGTGCCAGAAATGGTCGAGAAGAGAGACGATTTAGCCAGTGCGATCGCGTTGAATTCTTCTCTAGTTAATGGCGGACGGTTAGTCGGACCTGCGATCGCGGGAATTTTGATTGCTAGAATTGGCGCTGCTTACTGTTTTTTAATTGATGGTGTAAGCTATATTGCTGTCATTGCGGCTTTAATAGCAATGCGCTTAAAACCAAAGAAAATAGTCGTTACAACCGCCAATCCATTGCAAAGATTACAAGAAGGATTTGTTTACGCCTACAACTTTTCTCCAATCCGCTCGACCTTGCTATTACTAGCTTTATTTAGTTTAATGGCAATGCCTTATGTTACCTTAGTTCCCATATTTGCTACCAAAATTCTAGGTGGAGACGCGCGCAGTTTAGGCTTATTAATGGCAGCCTCGGGAGTGGGAGCAATTGGCGGAGGAATTTATTTAAGCACTCGCAAAACAGTTGTCGGTTTGGGCAAAATCATTGCTTTAGCTCCGGCACTTTGCGGCACGGGAATTATCTTTTTTTCCCTATCAAGAATGCTATGGTTATCCACCCTTATGTCCGCGTTAATTGGACTTGGTTCTATTCTGACTATTTCCTCCAGTAACACTGTAATTCAAACTATTGTTGAAGATGATAAACGCGGACGAGTCATGAGTTTATTTACCATGTCCTTTTTAGGAATGGTTCCATTTGGTAACTTATTTGCTGGATTTTCTGCCGATCGTATTGGTGCTACCAATACTTTACTTATTGGTGGAAGTTTTTGTATTATCGGCTCGCTATTATTTGCCAGACAGTTACCTAAACTCAGACAAGCAGCCCGTCCAGTTTTGCAACAAAGAGGTATATTATCCCAGACAAACACGTAG
- a CDS encoding orange carotenoid protein N-terminal domain-containing protein, producing the protein MTSSFNPDRSQALSAETQNIIKAFDALDTDAKLAWFYLVYKKMGDSITPAAPTAAEPELAPRLLGDFYELSDDEQLAIMRQIVNKENTDYSHAYGALKENNQLMVWYAWAQAMGDTVVGMPSSYQASEPIKNLLSQTEGLEFEDQISIFRTISSNMGYTDIKPIETQAQTGKTSSL; encoded by the coding sequence ATGACATCAAGCTTCAATCCAGATCGGTCTCAAGCGCTTTCTGCCGAGACTCAAAACATCATAAAAGCTTTTGATGCCTTAGACACCGACGCTAAGTTGGCTTGGTTTTATTTGGTTTACAAAAAGATGGGAGATTCAATCACTCCAGCTGCACCAACTGCTGCCGAACCTGAACTAGCACCAAGACTACTAGGAGACTTTTACGAATTGTCAGACGACGAGCAGCTTGCAATTATGCGGCAAATTGTCAACAAAGAAAATACAGACTATTCTCACGCCTACGGTGCGTTGAAAGAAAATAATCAATTGATGGTTTGGTATGCTTGGGCTCAAGCTATGGGCGATACTGTTGTCGGAATGCCTTCAAGCTATCAAGCATCTGAACCAATTAAAAATTTACTTTCCCAAACTGAAGGACTTGAATTTGAAGATCAGATTTCTATCTTCCGCACAATTTCAAGTAATATGGGTTACACAGATATTAAGCCTATAGAAACACAAGCTCAAACAGGCAAAACTTCTAGTCTTTAA